TCGCCGACGAAGTCCGGTGCGGTGTACTTGCCGAACCGCCGCATCTGCGCGGCCATGAAGATCAGCAACACGAAGTAGCCGGTCGTCCAGCCGACGACGAACGCCAGGCCGTAGACGCCCGAGAGCGCGATCAGCGCCGCCATCCCCAGGTAGCTCGCCGCGCTCATCCAGTTGGCGCCGATCGCCATCCCGTTCTCGAGGTTGCCGATCGACCGACCGGCGACCCACATGTCCGCCGTGTCGGCGACCTTGTAGAAGACGCCGGCGCCGAGAAAGAGCACCATCATCCCGACGACCAGCAGCGCCGGGAGGAGCTTGAACGAGACGTCGAGACCCTCCGGGAGGAGCTCCTCGTCGGCCTGCAGCGGCGCCAGCGCGTCGGCCATCGCTGGTGCCGCCTCGACGGCCGCGAGCACGAACTCGCTCACTCGTCGACACCCCCGTCAGTGGCCGCCGCGCCCTCGGCGGCGTCGGCACCCTCGGGTTCGGGCGCCGCCATCTGCTCGATACCGTACTTCTCGTCGATCTTGTCGCGTTTTCGGGCGTACCAGACCGAGAGCAACAGCGCGCCGGTCGGCGCACCGATCGCGATCAGGAAGTAGTGAAGCGGGAAGCCGAGCACCGGCATGCTCTGTGTCATCAGGTCGGGGGCGATCCGCGTCGCCGTGATCGGTCCGAAGACGATGATCGCCCAGGCGACGAAGCCGGTCAGGATCGCCCGGTTGTGATCGCGCATGAACGGCGTCGCGGGCTTCAGCAGGTTGATCTCCACGTCGAGGTAGTCGATCTGGCGCTCTCGCTGGACGTCCGAGAGCCCGCCGTCGGTCGCCACCTCCTCGTCCGGGTCGGTCTCGGCCGTCATCTCACTCGCCCCTGACCTTCGACTCGATGTCCGAGACGACCTCGGGGTTGCGAAGCGTGCTCGTGTCGCCGAGTTCCTCGCCGTTCGCGATGTCCTCGAGCAGCCGACGCATGATCTTCCCGGAGCGCGTCTTCGGCAGCTCCGGCGTGAAGATCACCTCCTCGGGCCGCGCGATCGGGCCGATCGCGTCCTCGACGCCCTCGACGATCTGCTCTCTGAGGCTCTCGTCGTCCTCGTGGCCCTCCTCCGTGATGACGTAGGCGTAGACCGCCTCGCCCTTCAGCTCGTGGGTGCCTCCGACGACGGCGGCCTCCGCCACCCCGGGAACCCCGACGATCGCCGACTCGATCTCCATCGTCCCCAGCCGGTGCCCCGAAACGTTGATCACGTCGTCGACCCGTCCGAGGATCGTGATGTACCCGTCGGAATCGACCTTCGCACCGTCCTCGGGGAAGTAGATCCAGCTGTCGGAGTCGGGGTCGGAGTACTCTTCCCAGTACTCGGAGAGAAAGCGCTCGTCGTTCTTATAGAGCGTCCGGAGCATCCCCGGCCAGGGTCTGTTCACCGTGAGGTAGCCCGCACCCTCCTCGACCGGCTCGCCGGAGACGTCGACGACCTGCGCTCCGATCCCGGGCAGCGGCGGCCCGGCGGAGCCGGGTTTCATCGTCCCGATCCCGGGGAGGGTGGTGATCATCATTCCTCCCGTTTCGGTCTGCCACCAGGTGTCGACGACCGGACACTCCTCGTTCCCGATGTGCGTGTAGTACCACTTCCACGCGCGTGGGTTGATCGGCTCGCCCACGGTTCCTAGAAGGCGCAGCGACGAGAGGTCGTGTCGGTCGGGGTACTCCGCACCCCACTTCATGAACGCACGGATCGCCGTCGGTGCCGTGTAGAGCTGTGTCGCGTCGTACTCGTCGGCGATCTCCCAGAGGCGGTCGCGGTCGGGGTAGTCCGGCGTCCCCTCGTACATCAGGGTGGTGGTGCCGAGCGCGAGCGGCCCGTAGACGATGTAGGAGTGGCCCGTTATCCACCCGATGTCCGCCGCACACCAGTAGGTGTCCTCGGGCTTCACGTCCAGTACTGCATGACTGGTCCACGCCGCGTACGAGAGATAGCCACCCGTGGTGTGTTTCACGCCCTTCGGGGTACCCGTCGTCCCCGACGTGTACATGATGAACAGCATGTCCTCCGCGTCTCTGGTGACGGGTTCGACCTCCGCGCCCGACTGCTCGGCGACCAGATCGGCGTAGTCGTGCTGACCCTCGTCGAGGTCGTGGTCCAGTTCGTCGCCCAGCCGATCGACGACGACCGTCGTCGTCCCGTGGTCGACGTTCGAGAGCCCCTTGTTCGACTTCGAGAGGTGATCGAGCGCGTCGCCGCGGCGGTAGTAGCCGTCACACGTGATCAGGTACTCGCTGTCGGCGGCGTTCATCCGCGTCGCGAGCGCGTCCGCCGAAAAGCCCGCGAACACCACCGAGTGTGGCGCGCCGATCCGCGCACACGAAAGCATCGCGATGGGAAGTTCGGGAACCATCGGGAGGTAGACGGTGACGACGTCGTCCTCGTCGACGCCGAGCTCTCGCAGGGCCGCCGCGAACTCGTTGACCTCGCGGTGGAGCTCCTCGTACGTGTACGTCCGCGTCTCGTCGGTCGGCTCGCCGACCCACTCGATCGCGGCCTCGTCGCCCCGTCCCGCCTCGAGGTGTCGGTCGAGACAGTTGTACGAGGCGTTGAGCTCGCCGCCGACGAACCACTCGTAGAACGGTTCGTTCGAGTCGTCGAGAACGGTGTCGTGCTCCGTCTCCCAGTCGAGTAAGTCGGCCGCCTCCTCCCAGCACGCCGGCCACTCCTCCTCGAATCGCTCGTAGATCCCCGGGTCGCTCACGTTCGCCTGCTCCGTGAACGATTCCGGCGGGTCGAACGCGTCCTGTTCGACGAGCCGTGCCTCGAGCTCTCCCGACTCCGGTGTGTCGTCCTCTGCCATAGTACGTCCACCCCATACCGAAGTAGTGTACTAAACGTAGGCTCTAGATGTGCAAAATACACCGCCGCCTGGATACACTATCCCTGTTCCCCTTGGAACGAAAGGTCGGTGTATTTTCACACTGCACCGCCGAAATTATCCACGGTCGACCGTGAGGGTCATCGGGTCGGGCCTCTCCGCAAGGGGGACGCCGTGACGGGAGTCGGCTCTAACTGTCTAGGCCCTCGCGCTCGAAGACCGCCTCGAGCAGCGTCCGCTGGCCCTTCCTGAGGTGGTTGTGCAGCGTCGGAGAGGTGATCCCCATGGCGTCGGCGACCTCCTCGGCGGTGGAGCCACGGGGCCAGTCGAAGTAGCCCCCGAAGTACGCCGCCTCGAGCGAGGTCGCCTGTCGGTCGGTCAGGCGGTCGGTCACTCGACTCCCGAACTCCCCCGCGGTCCGGTCGGTCCGTTCGACCTCGCGCTTGCCGACGAACGAGGAGTCCGGGAAGTGAAGCGAGAGGCCGTCGACCAGTACCCTGACGTCGGTGTCACGGGCGCAGTCCGCGACGATCCGCATCCGACCCTCGCTGACGGCGACCTTTTGGACGCTCGCACCGTACTCGGTGAGCGTCAGCGCCGGTGACTCGCCGGCGAACGTGAACTCGAGGAGCGACTCGTCCGCCCGCTGGTCGACAAGTCGCTGATCGGTGACCCCCCGGCTCTCGACCGCGTGCGAGACCACCTCGGCGGGAGCCGCGTCCGTGACGACCGCGTAGGCGAGCAGCGACGACTCCTCGACGGGGACGACCGATCGGAGCCGCACGTCGCAGTCGAGCACACGCGAGAGCGAGACGAGGAACGATCGCTCGTCGGTACACTCCAGTTCGAGTTCGACGACCACGTCCGAGAGGGCGAGCGTCCGCCGCCGGTGCGTCGCGAGCGCTGCCGAGAGCAGCCGCCCGAGGAGTTCGAGCCGGTCGCGCTCCCAGGGCTCGAACGCGTGCCTCGAAGCCACACAGAGCGTGCCCTGAACCGTCTCGCCGGAGGCGACCGGGGCGACCAGTACCCGATCCCCGTCGCCGATCCCGTCCGCGAGCCGGGTTTCGACCTCCCCGAGCACGGCGGCGTACGTCCCGGAGAGCGCGTCCGTCACCGACGAGGGGCCGTCGGAGTCGATCCCGGCGACCGCCGTCGGTTCGGGGCGACTCGTCGAGAGCGACCGGCCGACGATCCAGGCGTACTCGTACTCCGCGGAGAGCCCCTCGCACACCTCGGTCTCGATCGCCTCGCGGTCGCCGGCCTCGAAGAGCGCCGCCCCGATCGACTGGATCCGCTCGGAGAGTTCGACCCGGCGACGGAGTCGATCCCGGTCGGTCCGGAGGGCGTCGTGTCGCCGTCGCTCCTCGCTCAGATCGGTCAGTAACAGCGTTCGCTCGCCGTCTCGCGCGTGGGCGACCTCGATCCGTGCGTAGACGTCGGAGCCGTCCTTCCGGCGGAGCCACCGTCCGTCCGTCGAGCCGTCCCCGGGGGCGATCGGCCCGCCGTTCCGGGTGAGCGTCGAGAGCGACCGGCCGAACAGCTCCTCCGGAGCGTAGCCGAGGGTTGGTCTGGAGCCGACACACCGACGCACCGTTCCGCGCCCGTCCGTGACGAGGGCCGTCGTGTGTTCGCTGTCGCCGATCGCCGTCGCGAGCGCACCATCCCCGGGGGGCGAGCCAACCGAAACCCGGGGTCCCCCGACGACCTCCGGCTGGCGGTCGAACGCTCGGATCGTCGTCTCCGGTGTCGGCTCCGGCAGCGAGGCGTCGAGCGAGTCGAGGCTGCGCCAGCCCCCGACCGCCTTGACCGTCCGCGGATCGACCCCGATTTCGCAGAGAAGCGTCTTCGCGAAAAACCGGCGGAGATCGCGAGAGGAGACCCTCTCGAACGATTCGTCGCCCGTCCGAACCGCCGCGCGGGCGGCGACCTCCCCGATCAGCATCTGCACCCGCCGGGGGGAGACCTGGAGGAGCGGGTCGTCCCCGTCGATCCCCCCCGAGTTCGCGTAGCGCTCGATCTCCCGGGCGACCGACGGCGGGACGTACGCGGTCCGCTCCCGGTCACCGGACACCGCGAGGAGGTAGCGCGAGGGGTCGGTCCGCGCCTCGGTGAGGTCCGCCGGAACGAGGCGCGTCATCTCGGCGGGTCTGAGTCCGACCTCGCCCGCGAGCCGACAGACGACCGTCTCGCGGTAGGTCCCGGCCGCGTCAAGGAGACGACGGTACTCCCACCGGTTCAACTGCCGGGCGTCGGGCGGGCTCTCGTCGGCCATCGCTTCGGACAATCCGAGTAGCCGAAAGTAAATCTACCGCCGTTCCGTCGTGTGTCGACCTCGACGCACGCTCGAGAGACGGATCGGGACGTGGTTCGAGGGCGTCGACCGGAGCGGAGAACGCTCACTCCCGGTTCGTGCTCTCTATCTCGCCGACGACCTCGGGGTTGCGAAGCGTGCTCGTGTCGCCGAGTTCCTCGCCGTTCGCGATGTCCTCGAGCAGCCGACGCATGATCTTCCCGGAGCGCGTCTTCGGCAGCTCCGGCGTGAAGATCACCTCCTCGGGCCGCGCGATCGGGCCGATCGCGTCCTCGACGCCCTCGACGATCCGGTCGGTGAGCGCGGACGAGGGCTCCTGGCCGCTCTCGGCGCTCACGTACGCGTAGACGGCGCCCTCGCCCCCAGACGAGCTACCACCGACGACGGCGGCCTCCGCCACCCCGGGAACCCCGACGATCGCCGACTCGATCTCCATCGTCCCCAGCCGGTGCCCCGAGACGTTGATCACGTCGTCGACCCGTCCGAGGATCGTGATGTACCCGTCGGAATCGACCTTCGCACCGTCGCCGGAGACGTACGACCACTCGCCCGCCTCCTCGCGCCAGTACTCGGAGAGAAAACGCTCGTCGTCGCGGTAGAGGGTGCGCATCATCCCCGGCCACGGCCGTTCGAGGGTGAGTGCCCCGGCCCGCCCGGGATCGGCCTCCTCGCCCATCGCGTCGCGAACCCCGGCCTCGATTCCGGGAAGCGCGAAGCCGGCCGCACCCGGGCGCATCGGGTCGACGCCGGGGAGGGTGGTGATCATCATTCCTCCCGTTTCGGTCTGCCACCAGGTGTCGACGACCGGACACTCCTCGTTCCCGATGTGCGTGTAGTACCAC
This region of Halalkalicoccus sp. CGA53 genomic DNA includes:
- a CDS encoding DUF4212 domain-containing protein, yielding MTAETDPDEEVATDGGLSDVQRERQIDYLDVEINLLKPATPFMRDHNRAILTGFVAWAIIVFGPITATRIAPDLMTQSMPVLGFPLHYFLIAIGAPTGALLLSVWYARKRDKIDEKYGIEQMAAPEPEGADAAEGAAATDGGVDE
- the acs gene encoding acetate--CoA ligase, whose translation is MAEDDTPESGELEARLVEQDAFDPPESFTEQANVSDPGIYERFEEEWPACWEEAADLLDWETEHDTVLDDSNEPFYEWFVGGELNASYNCLDRHLEAGRGDEAAIEWVGEPTDETRTYTYEELHREVNEFAAALRELGVDEDDVVTVYLPMVPELPIAMLSCARIGAPHSVVFAGFSADALATRMNAADSEYLITCDGYYRRGDALDHLSKSNKGLSNVDHGTTTVVVDRLGDELDHDLDEGQHDYADLVAEQSGAEVEPVTRDAEDMLFIMYTSGTTGTPKGVKHTTGGYLSYAAWTSHAVLDVKPEDTYWCAADIGWITGHSYIVYGPLALGTTTLMYEGTPDYPDRDRLWEIADEYDATQLYTAPTAIRAFMKWGAEYPDRHDLSSLRLLGTVGEPINPRAWKWYYTHIGNEECPVVDTWWQTETGGMMITTLPGIGTMKPGSAGPPLPGIGAQVVDVSGEPVEEGAGYLTVNRPWPGMLRTLYKNDERFLSEYWEEYSDPDSDSWIYFPEDGAKVDSDGYITILGRVDDVINVSGHRLGTMEIESAIVGVPGVAEAAVVGGTHELKGEAVYAYVITEEGHEDDESLREQIVEGVEDAIGPIARPEEVIFTPELPKTRSGKIMRRLLEDIANGEELGDTSTLRNPEVVSDIESKVRGE
- a CDS encoding bacterio-opsin activator domain-containing protein, which encodes MADESPPDARQLNRWEYRRLLDAAGTYRETVVCRLAGEVGLRPAEMTRLVPADLTEARTDPSRYLLAVSGDRERTAYVPPSVAREIERYANSGGIDGDDPLLQVSPRRVQMLIGEVAARAAVRTGDESFERVSSRDLRRFFAKTLLCEIGVDPRTVKAVGGWRSLDSLDASLPEPTPETTIRAFDRQPEVVGGPRVSVGSPPGDGALATAIGDSEHTTALVTDGRGTVRRCVGSRPTLGYAPEELFGRSLSTLTRNGGPIAPGDGSTDGRWLRRKDGSDVYARIEVAHARDGERTLLLTDLSEERRRHDALRTDRDRLRRRVELSERIQSIGAALFEAGDREAIETEVCEGLSAEYEYAWIVGRSLSTSRPEPTAVAGIDSDGPSSVTDALSGTYAAVLGEVETRLADGIGDGDRVLVAPVASGETVQGTLCVASRHAFEPWERDRLELLGRLLSAALATHRRRTLALSDVVVELELECTDERSFLVSLSRVLDCDVRLRSVVPVEESSLLAYAVVTDAAPAEVVSHAVESRGVTDQRLVDQRADESLLEFTFAGESPALTLTEYGASVQKVAVSEGRMRIVADCARDTDVRVLVDGLSLHFPDSSFVGKREVERTDRTAGEFGSRVTDRLTDRQATSLEAAYFGGYFDWPRGSTAEEVADAMGITSPTLHNHLRKGQRTLLEAVFEREGLDS